One Thauera sp. K11 DNA window includes the following coding sequences:
- the modA gene encoding molybdate ABC transporter substrate-binding protein has protein sequence MKPSLSRLIAVLGASLLACAAHAAEVQIAVAANFTAPIKDIAAEFEKDTGHKVVAAFGPTGGLYTQIKNGAPFEVFFSADDTTPAKLETEGDAVAGSRFTYAIGKLVLWSATAGYVDDKGEVLKKNAFRHLSIGNPKTAPYGLAATQVLDKLGLADAVKPKLVEGTNITQAHQFVATGNAELGFVALSQVYKDGRITGGSAWIVPDNLYEPIRQDAVILARGKGNPAAAALVEYLKGPKAAAVIKAYGYDL, from the coding sequence ATGAAGCCGTCGCTGTCCCGCCTGATCGCCGTCCTGGGTGCGAGCCTGCTCGCGTGCGCCGCGCACGCCGCCGAAGTCCAGATCGCCGTCGCCGCCAATTTCACCGCGCCGATCAAGGACATCGCCGCCGAATTCGAGAAGGACACCGGCCACAAGGTGGTCGCCGCCTTCGGCCCGACCGGCGGCCTCTACACCCAGATCAAGAACGGCGCGCCGTTCGAGGTCTTCTTCTCGGCCGACGACACCACGCCGGCCAAGCTCGAAACCGAGGGCGACGCCGTCGCCGGCTCGCGTTTCACCTACGCCATCGGCAAGCTGGTGCTGTGGTCGGCCACCGCGGGCTATGTGGACGACAAGGGCGAGGTGCTGAAGAAGAACGCGTTCAGGCACCTGTCGATCGGCAACCCGAAGACCGCGCCCTACGGGCTGGCCGCTACGCAGGTGCTGGACAAGCTCGGCCTGGCCGACGCGGTGAAGCCCAAGCTGGTCGAAGGCACCAACATCACCCAGGCTCACCAGTTCGTCGCCACCGGCAATGCCGAGCTGGGCTTCGTCGCGCTGTCGCAGGTGTACAAGGACGGCAGGATCACCGGCGGTTCGGCCTGGATCGTGCCGGACAACCTGTACGAGCCGATCCGCCAGGATGCGGTGATCCTCGCCCGCGGCAAGGGCAACCCCGCCGCGGCCGCGCTGGTCGAGTACCTGAAGGGGCCGAAGGCCGCGGCGGTGATCAAGGCTTACGGCTACGACCTGTAA
- a CDS encoding TOBE domain-containing protein, which translates to MAGNRFLARMSLENEIGVALSDTRIRLLEEIGRKGSINQAAKAVPLSYKAAWDAIDTLNNLAPEPLVVRVIGGRQGGGTELTEYGRKMVAMYRALEIEYQAALDRLSERLDEAGGCDVGGFRQLMRRMSMKTSARNQFSGVITGLRDGGVDYEVRIRIDANTEIAAVITRTSAENLALAIGKDAFALVKSSSVMLSVDPGLRLTARNQLWGEVAAVHEGPVNNEVTLALPSGRSVTAVVTGDSCRALGIAPGVAACAFFKASSVILAAAD; encoded by the coding sequence ATGGCCGGCAACCGCTTCCTCGCCCGGATGTCGCTCGAGAACGAGATCGGCGTGGCGCTTTCGGACACCCGCATCCGGCTGCTGGAGGAAATCGGCCGCAAGGGCTCGATCAACCAGGCGGCGAAGGCGGTGCCGCTGTCGTACAAGGCGGCGTGGGACGCCATCGACACCCTGAACAACCTCGCGCCCGAGCCGCTGGTGGTGCGGGTCATCGGCGGGCGCCAGGGAGGCGGCACCGAACTGACCGAATACGGGCGCAAGATGGTGGCGATGTACCGCGCGCTCGAGATCGAATACCAGGCCGCGCTCGACCGCCTGTCCGAACGTCTGGACGAGGCCGGCGGCTGCGACGTCGGCGGCTTCCGGCAACTGATGCGCCGCATGAGCATGAAGACCAGCGCCCGCAACCAGTTTTCCGGCGTCATCACCGGGCTGCGCGACGGCGGGGTGGATTACGAAGTCCGCATCCGCATCGACGCGAACACCGAGATCGCCGCCGTCATCACCCGCACCAGCGCGGAAAACCTGGCGCTGGCCATCGGCAAGGACGCGTTCGCGCTGGTGAAGTCGTCCTCGGTGATGCTTTCCGTCGACCCCGGGTTGCGGCTGACCGCGCGCAACCAGTTGTGGGGCGAGGTCGCGGCGGTGCACGAAGGGCCGGTCAACAACGAGGTGACGCTGGCGCTGCCTTCCGGGCGCAGCGTCACCGCGGTGGTGACCGGCGACAGCTGCAGGGCGCTGGGCATCGCGCCCGGCGTCGCCGCCTGCGCGTTCTTCAAGGCGTCGAGCGTGATCCTCGCCGCCGCAGACTGA
- a CDS encoding class I SAM-dependent methyltransferase, whose translation MNPPATPLPAACPVCLAAAPRFFMHIGGFDYGRCDACEATFMLPAQHPSKEAERAEYVLHRNDPLDEGYRRFLDRLARPLLARLGRAGEGLDYGCGPGPLLAGMLGEAGHSVALYDPFFAPDEAVLRRSYDFVTCTEVVEHFHRPAAEFARLDALLRPGGWLGIMTCFQTDDARFARWHYRRDPTHVAFYREATFRVLARRRGWQCEFPAKDVVLMHKPAR comes from the coding sequence ATGAATCCGCCCGCCACCCCTTTGCCGGCCGCCTGCCCGGTCTGCCTCGCCGCCGCGCCGCGCTTTTTCATGCACATCGGCGGGTTCGACTACGGGCGCTGCGACGCCTGCGAGGCGACCTTCATGCTGCCGGCGCAGCATCCGTCGAAGGAGGCGGAGCGCGCGGAGTACGTGCTGCACCGCAACGATCCGCTCGACGAAGGCTATCGGCGGTTCCTGGACCGCCTCGCGCGGCCCCTGCTGGCGCGGCTGGGGCGGGCCGGCGAGGGCCTGGACTATGGCTGCGGGCCGGGGCCGCTGCTGGCCGGGATGCTGGGCGAAGCGGGGCACAGTGTTGCGCTGTACGACCCCTTCTTCGCTCCCGACGAGGCCGTCCTGCGGCGCAGCTACGACTTCGTCACCTGCACCGAGGTCGTGGAGCATTTCCACCGCCCGGCCGCGGAATTCGCCCGGCTCGACGCGCTGCTGCGCCCGGGTGGCTGGCTCGGCATCATGACCTGCTTCCAGACCGACGATGCCCGCTTCGCGCGCTGGCACTACCGGCGCGATCCGACTCACGTGGCGTTCTATCGCGAGGCGACGTTCCGCGTGCTGGCGCGGCGCCGCGGCTGGCAGTGCGAATTCCCGGCGAAGGACGTGGTGCTGATGCACAAGCCCGCGCGGTGA
- the urtE gene encoding urea ABC transporter ATP-binding subunit UrtE produces MLKVENLNQYYGGSHILRGLSFEVPVGKVTTLLGRNGVGKTTLLKTLMGLVPAASGSIGFGGRDITRAPSYQRVRAGIGFVPQGREIFPRLTVEENLLMGLATRPRGSAIPPRIFDMFPVLRQMMGRRGGDLSGGQQQQLAIGRALAFGPKLLILDEPTEGIQPSIIKDIERAIRSLAATGEMAILLVEQYYDFARALADQYLVMERGEIVMRGAGADMDADGVRQVLSV; encoded by the coding sequence ATGCTGAAGGTCGAAAACCTGAACCAGTACTACGGCGGCAGCCACATCCTGCGCGGCCTGTCCTTCGAAGTGCCGGTGGGCAAGGTCACCACGCTGCTGGGCCGCAACGGCGTCGGCAAGACCACGCTGCTGAAAACGCTGATGGGGCTCGTGCCCGCCGCCTCCGGCAGCATCGGTTTCGGCGGCCGCGACATCACCCGCGCGCCGTCCTACCAGCGCGTGCGCGCAGGCATCGGCTTCGTGCCGCAGGGGCGGGAGATCTTTCCCCGCCTCACCGTGGAGGAAAACCTCCTCATGGGGCTGGCCACCCGGCCGCGCGGCTCCGCCATCCCGCCGCGCATCTTCGACATGTTTCCGGTACTGCGGCAGATGATGGGCCGCCGCGGCGGCGACCTCTCGGGCGGCCAGCAGCAACAGCTCGCCATCGGCCGCGCGCTCGCCTTCGGGCCGAAGCTGCTGATCCTCGACGAACCCACCGAGGGCATCCAGCCCTCCATCATCAAGGACATCGAGCGCGCCATCCGCAGCCTCGCCGCCACCGGCGAGATGGCGATCCTGCTGGTCGAGCAGTACTACGACTTCGCCCGCGCGCTCGCCGACCAGTACCTGGTGATGGAGCGCGGCGAGATCGTCATGCGCGGCGCGGGCGCCGACATGGATGCCGACGGCGTGCGGCAGGTGCTGTCGGTCTGA
- a CDS encoding PEP-CTERM sorting domain-containing protein: MKLSTPALLASLLLTAGGANAAALTVTFDNPIFGYFSGAASDTVRVSYPGHTEVSVMAGRFSGTASQLEGVGPSIFIDSVGKLFMYCYDLYENIDGGQVVRYAINFNGPAQRTLDFLGAVNYVLNGDSNDWTDPYAWARPLTGLQGAAVQLGIWESLYETRDKWNLASGDFSVRINDLERETKDWVQKFFDAIPLADSLDKRYVMTFEAPGAQDMITADPPASVPEPASLALLATGLAGLGLGRRRRAA, encoded by the coding sequence ATGAAACTCTCGACCCCCGCCCTGCTCGCCTCGCTGCTGCTCACCGCGGGCGGCGCCAACGCCGCAGCCCTGACCGTCACCTTCGACAACCCGATCTTCGGCTACTTCAGCGGCGCGGCGTCGGATACGGTGCGCGTCAGCTACCCCGGCCATACCGAGGTCAGCGTCATGGCCGGGCGCTTCAGCGGCACCGCCAGCCAGCTCGAAGGCGTCGGCCCGAGCATCTTCATCGACAGCGTCGGCAAGCTCTTCATGTATTGCTACGACCTGTACGAGAACATCGACGGCGGCCAGGTCGTGCGCTACGCCATCAATTTCAATGGCCCCGCGCAGCGCACGCTGGACTTCCTGGGCGCGGTCAACTACGTGCTGAACGGCGATTCGAACGACTGGACCGACCCCTACGCCTGGGCGCGCCCGCTCACCGGGCTGCAGGGCGCGGCGGTCCAGCTCGGCATCTGGGAAAGCCTCTACGAGACCCGCGACAAGTGGAACCTGGCCTCGGGCGATTTTTCCGTGCGCATCAACGACCTCGAGCGCGAAACGAAGGACTGGGTCCAGAAGTTCTTCGACGCCATCCCGCTCGCCGACAGCCTGGACAAGCGCTACGTGATGACCTTCGAGGCGCCCGGCGCGCAGGACATGATCACCGCCGACCCGCCGGCCAGCGTGCCCGAGCCGGCCTCGCTGGCGCTGCTCGCGACCGGCCTCGCCGGGCTGGGGCTGGGGCGCCGCCGCCGCGCGGCCTGA
- the urtD gene encoding urea ABC transporter ATP-binding protein UrtD has translation MMQTTELDRAEALAAAQAAERANQSREQWEGEATIGHVVKPGELDLSHNVILYLDDITVSFDGFRALNRLSLTIDAGELRCVIGPNGAGKTTMMDVITGKTRPDSGKAFFGQTIDLTRLTEPEIAHAGIGRKFQKPTIFEQHTAFENLELAMKTDKRVRRTLFASLRDDERDRIAEVLEQIRLTGEADRPAGLLSHGQKQWLEIGMLLMQEPRLLLLDEPVAGMTDDETERTAELFVSLAGRHSLMVVEHDMAFVEALGGKVTVLCEGSVLAEGDLATVQADPRVIEVYLGR, from the coding sequence ATGATGCAGACCACCGAACTCGACCGCGCCGAGGCGCTGGCCGCCGCGCAGGCTGCCGAGCGGGCCAACCAGAGCCGGGAGCAGTGGGAGGGCGAGGCCACCATCGGCCACGTGGTGAAGCCGGGCGAACTCGACCTGTCGCACAACGTCATCCTGTACCTGGACGACATCACGGTGAGCTTCGACGGTTTTCGCGCGCTGAACAGGCTGTCGCTGACCATCGACGCCGGCGAACTGCGCTGCGTCATCGGCCCCAACGGCGCGGGCAAGACGACGATGATGGACGTCATCACCGGCAAGACCCGCCCCGATTCGGGCAAGGCTTTCTTCGGCCAGACCATAGACCTCACCCGCCTGACCGAGCCGGAGATCGCCCATGCCGGCATCGGCCGCAAGTTCCAGAAGCCGACCATCTTCGAGCAGCACACCGCCTTCGAGAACCTCGAACTGGCGATGAAGACCGACAAGCGCGTGCGTCGCACGCTGTTCGCCAGCCTGCGCGACGACGAGCGCGACCGCATCGCCGAGGTGCTCGAGCAGATCCGCCTGACCGGCGAGGCCGACCGCCCGGCGGGCTTGCTGTCGCACGGCCAGAAGCAGTGGCTGGAGATCGGCATGCTGCTGATGCAGGAGCCGCGGCTGTTGCTGCTCGACGAGCCGGTGGCGGGCATGACCGACGACGAGACCGAACGCACCGCCGAACTGTTCGTGAGCCTGGCGGGCAGGCACTCGCTGATGGTGGTGGAGCACGACATGGCTTTTGTCGAGGCGCTCGGCGGCAAGGTCACGGTGCTGTGCGAGGGCTCGGTGCTGGCGGAGGGGGATCTCGCCACGGTGCAGGCGGACCCGCGGGTGATCGAGGTTTATCTGGGGCGCTGA
- the modC gene encoding molybdenum ABC transporter ATP-binding protein, giving the protein MNAADPPLADPAFARAAGAARGGIRARFSVRYPGFALDVDLDLPGRGVTALFGHSGSGKTTCLRCIAGLERASEGRIEINGELWQDSAAGIFVPTHKRSLGYVFQEASLFPHLSVRRNLEYGMRRAGANKVSWEQAVELLGIGHLLDRMPGHLSGGERQRVGVVRALLTSPRLLLMDEPLAALDLKRKHEILPYFERLHDELDIPVLYVSHSPDEVARLADHVVLLDEGGVVAQGPLADTLARLDLPTVFTDDAGAVVESVVAEHDDRYHLTRLDFPGGSVLVARRPEPLGRRLRFRVNARDVSLALERLDGSSITNLLPVTVAGVADADTPAHVLVRLDAQGTPLLARITRRSCDQLGVAPGRPMWAQIKTVALLG; this is encoded by the coding sequence GTGAATGCCGCCGATCCCCCGCTGGCCGACCCTGCCTTCGCCCGCGCCGCCGGTGCCGCCAGGGGCGGCATCCGCGCCCGCTTCAGCGTCCGCTACCCGGGGTTCGCGCTCGACGTCGACCTCGATCTGCCGGGGCGCGGCGTCACCGCGCTGTTCGGCCATTCCGGCTCGGGCAAGACCACCTGCCTGCGCTGCATCGCCGGCCTGGAGCGGGCGTCCGAGGGGCGGATCGAGATCAACGGCGAGCTGTGGCAGGACAGCGCCGCGGGTATCTTCGTGCCCACCCACAAGCGCTCGCTCGGCTACGTGTTCCAGGAGGCCAGCCTGTTCCCCCACCTGTCGGTGCGGCGCAACCTGGAATACGGCATGCGCCGCGCGGGTGCGAACAAGGTGTCGTGGGAGCAGGCGGTGGAACTGCTCGGCATCGGCCATCTGCTCGACCGCATGCCCGGCCACCTGTCCGGCGGCGAGCGCCAGCGCGTCGGCGTGGTCCGCGCGCTCCTCACCAGTCCGCGCCTGCTGCTGATGGACGAACCGCTGGCCGCGCTGGACCTCAAGCGCAAGCACGAGATCCTGCCCTACTTCGAACGCCTGCACGACGAACTCGACATCCCGGTGCTGTACGTCAGCCATTCGCCCGACGAAGTGGCGCGGCTGGCCGACCACGTCGTGCTGCTCGACGAGGGCGGAGTGGTGGCCCAGGGGCCGCTGGCCGACACGCTGGCGCGGCTCGACCTGCCCACCGTCTTCACCGACGATGCCGGCGCGGTGGTCGAGTCGGTGGTCGCCGAGCACGACGACCGCTACCACCTGACGCGGCTCGATTTTCCCGGCGGCAGCGTGCTCGTCGCCCGCCGCCCCGAGCCGCTCGGCCGCCGGCTGCGCTTTCGCGTGAATGCGCGCGACGTCAGCCTCGCGCTGGAGCGGCTGGATGGCAGCTCGATCACCAACCTGCTGCCGGTCACCGTGGCCGGCGTCGCCGATGCCGACACGCCGGCCCACGTGCTGGTGCGCCTCGACGCGCAGGGCACGCCGCTGCTGGCGCGGATCACGCGGCGCTCCTGCGATCAACTGGGCGTCGCACCCGGCAGGCCGATGTGGGCGCAGATCAAGACCGTGGCGCTGCTGGGCTGA
- the urtC gene encoding urea ABC transporter permease subunit UrtC codes for MRTPFTIRLIQSTPRSGWLAIALFAAVTLAGVPLAHLVLPESNPLHLSAYTVSLLGKILCYMVVAVAMDLIWGYAGILSLGHGLFFALGGYAFGMYLMRQIGRDGSYGADIPDFMVFLDWKELPWYWAGSDAFLWALFLVVAVPGIVAFVFGWFAFRSRIKGVYFSIITQALTYAAMLLFFRNETGFGGNNGFTDFKRILGHSITSPEMRVTLFALSAALLIACLVLGRYLVTSRFGRVLAAIRDAESRVMFIGYNPLHYKLFMWTLSAVLCGLAGALYVPQVGIINPSEMSPANSIEIAVWVAVGGRGTLVGAVLGAGIVNLAKSFFTVTVPEYWPFFLGFLFIAVTLYLPDGVVGLWRKLRARRAPPAAPVAAAAPRRTADRPGKSRDDAATTAKGATA; via the coding sequence ATGCGCACCCCATTCACGATCAGACTGATCCAAAGCACGCCGCGCTCCGGCTGGCTCGCGATCGCGCTCTTCGCCGCCGTCACGCTGGCCGGCGTGCCGCTCGCCCATCTCGTGCTGCCGGAATCGAATCCGCTGCACCTGTCGGCCTACACCGTCAGCCTGCTCGGCAAGATCCTGTGCTACATGGTCGTCGCCGTGGCGATGGACCTCATCTGGGGCTACGCCGGCATCCTCAGCCTCGGCCACGGGCTGTTCTTCGCGCTGGGCGGCTACGCCTTCGGCATGTACCTGATGCGCCAGATCGGCCGCGACGGCAGCTACGGCGCCGACATCCCCGACTTCATGGTCTTCCTCGACTGGAAGGAACTGCCCTGGTACTGGGCGGGCTCGGACGCCTTCCTGTGGGCGCTGTTCCTCGTCGTCGCCGTGCCGGGCATCGTCGCCTTCGTGTTCGGCTGGTTCGCGTTCCGCTCGCGCATCAAGGGCGTGTACTTTTCCATCATCACCCAGGCGCTCACCTACGCCGCCATGCTGCTGTTCTTCCGCAACGAGACCGGCTTCGGCGGCAACAACGGCTTCACCGACTTCAAGCGCATCCTCGGCCATTCCATCACCTCGCCCGAGATGCGGGTGACGCTGTTCGCGCTGTCGGCCGCGCTGCTGATCGCCTGCCTCGTCCTCGGCCGCTACCTCGTCACCTCGCGCTTCGGCCGCGTGCTGGCGGCGATCCGCGACGCCGAGAGCCGGGTCATGTTCATCGGCTACAACCCGCTGCACTACAAGCTCTTCATGTGGACGCTGTCGGCGGTGCTGTGCGGGCTGGCCGGCGCGCTGTACGTGCCACAGGTGGGCATCATCAACCCCTCGGAGATGAGCCCCGCCAATTCGATCGAGATCGCGGTGTGGGTGGCGGTCGGCGGGCGCGGCACGCTGGTCGGCGCGGTGCTCGGCGCCGGCATCGTCAACCTCGCCAAGAGCTTCTTCACCGTCACCGTGCCGGAATACTGGCCGTTCTTCCTCGGCTTCCTGTTCATCGCGGTGACGCTCTACCTGCCCGACGGCGTCGTCGGCCTGTGGCGCAAGCTGCGCGCCCGCCGCGCACCGCCCGCTGCGCCCGTGGCAGCCGCCGCGCCACGGCGTACCGCCGACCGCCCCGGCAAGAGCCGGGACGATGCCGCTACTACGGCCAAAGGAGCGACCGCATGA
- a CDS encoding TOBE domain-containing protein: MKISARNKFEGTVAAVTAGAVNAEVGIDLASGDKLVAIITLESARSLQLAPGGKVVALVKAPWVMLMTDGSGIRLSARNCLAGTVKTVTPGAVNAEVVVALPGGTEIVAIVTNDAVTELGLAPGVPATAVIKASNVILGVPA, translated from the coding sequence ATGAAGATCAGTGCGCGCAACAAATTCGAAGGCACCGTCGCCGCCGTGACCGCCGGCGCGGTCAATGCCGAAGTGGGGATCGATCTGGCCAGCGGCGACAAGCTCGTCGCCATCATCACGCTGGAAAGCGCCCGGTCGCTGCAACTGGCACCCGGCGGGAAGGTCGTCGCCCTGGTGAAGGCGCCGTGGGTGATGCTGATGACCGACGGCAGCGGCATCCGCCTGTCGGCGCGCAACTGCCTGGCCGGCACGGTGAAGACGGTGACCCCCGGCGCGGTGAATGCGGAGGTGGTGGTCGCCCTGCCCGGCGGCACCGAGATCGTCGCCATCGTGACCAACGACGCCGTCACCGAACTCGGCCTCGCCCCCGGCGTGCCCGCCACCGCGGTGATCAAGGCGTCGAACGTGATCCTCGGCGTGCCGGCCTGA
- a CDS encoding ABC transporter substrate-binding protein, which yields MNARFSASPGRRRALALLARGVLMLLVPRHLRAAAPMPVVVLTGYPEEMTSRFEAAFAKAHPQYRLSIRWYHGAEALSLLSGPGQGGVDVYWAASPRTFDRLKAAGAFQSAGIDRDGLPDHVGGTRISDADGYYLATELAGYGFVFDAAELGRLGVAVPRDWTDLADPRLAGRIALPNPARVGFAQVMADIVLQSYGWERGWALWSEIAGLSVLVGSGGRRVAEAVGPGRAAIGLSIDFLAAAAIAGGAPLGFAYPRHGGINPAHIAITAGAPNPDGARAFARFVLSGEGQRLLADPDIRRLPVRPAVYAGLPVGYHDPFAAAAAGGYAYDNAAGRDRLALVASAFEQMYVQGHEHLAALWGRIHAAERRGLDARAMRARLCAPPLSETEAAAPVMLARFRDRPDGAEGAPRRVEIDWQWAAAKARSEVGRMLDEAGA from the coding sequence ATGAACGCCCGTTTCTCCGCCTCCCCCGGCCGCCGCCGGGCCCTTGCCTTGCTGGCCCGGGGCGTGCTGATGTTGCTTGTGCCGCGCCACCTGCGCGCAGCCGCTCCGATGCCGGTGGTGGTGCTCACCGGCTATCCCGAGGAAATGACGAGCCGCTTCGAGGCGGCGTTCGCAAAGGCCCATCCGCAGTACCGGCTGAGCATCCGGTGGTACCACGGGGCCGAGGCACTGTCCCTGCTGTCCGGCCCCGGGCAAGGCGGCGTGGATGTCTACTGGGCGGCGTCGCCGCGCACCTTCGACCGGCTCAAGGCGGCGGGAGCCTTCCAGTCGGCCGGCATCGACCGCGACGGCCTGCCCGACCATGTCGGCGGCACCCGCATCTCGGATGCCGACGGCTACTACCTCGCCACCGAACTCGCCGGCTACGGCTTCGTCTTCGATGCGGCGGAACTCGGCCGCCTCGGCGTCGCCGTGCCGCGGGACTGGACCGACCTGGCCGATCCGCGCCTGGCCGGCCGCATCGCGCTGCCGAATCCGGCCCGGGTGGGCTTCGCGCAGGTGATGGCGGACATCGTGCTGCAGTCCTACGGCTGGGAGCGCGGCTGGGCGCTGTGGAGCGAGATCGCCGGCCTGTCGGTGCTGGTGGGCAGCGGTGGGCGGCGTGTGGCCGAGGCAGTGGGGCCGGGCCGCGCCGCGATCGGCCTGTCGATCGATTTCCTCGCCGCGGCGGCGATCGCCGGCGGAGCGCCGCTGGGCTTCGCCTATCCGCGGCACGGCGGCATCAATCCCGCGCACATCGCGATCACCGCCGGCGCGCCCAACCCGGACGGCGCGCGGGCCTTCGCCCGCTTCGTGCTGTCCGGGGAGGGGCAGCGCCTGCTCGCCGATCCGGACATCCGCAGGCTGCCGGTGCGCCCTGCGGTCTATGCCGGCCTGCCCGTTGGCTACCACGATCCGTTCGCCGCCGCAGCCGCCGGCGGCTACGCCTACGACAACGCTGCCGGGCGGGACCGTCTGGCGCTGGTGGCGTCGGCGTTCGAGCAGATGTACGTGCAGGGGCACGAGCATCTGGCTGCGCTGTGGGGGCGCATCCACGCCGCCGAACGCCGCGGGCTCGACGCCCGCGCCATGCGCGCCCGCCTGTGCGCGCCACCGCTGTCCGAGACGGAGGCCGCGGCCCCCGTGATGCTGGCCCGGTTTCGCGACCGCCCCGACGGCGCCGAAGGGGCGCCTCGCCGCGTCGAGATCGACTGGCAATGGGCGGCGGCGAAGGCTCGCAGCGAAGTCGGGCGCATGCTGGACGAAGCCGGCGCATGA
- the modB gene encoding molybdate ABC transporter permease subunit: protein MSASDLAAIWLTLELASLTTALLLVIGTPVAWWLARTRSRLKGPIGAVVALPLVLPPTVLGFYLLVTMGPHGLVGKFTAAMGLGTLPFTFAGLVVGSVFYSMPFVVQPLQNAFEAIGERPLEVAATLRAGPWDTFFTVVLPLARPGFVTASILGFAHTVGEFGVVLMLGGNIPGKTRTVSVQIFDHVEAMEYAQAHWLAGGMVVFSFFVLLALYSGRRFKAGPG, encoded by the coding sequence CTGTCCGCGTCCGACCTCGCCGCGATCTGGCTGACGCTGGAACTGGCGTCGCTGACTACCGCGCTGCTGCTGGTGATCGGCACGCCGGTGGCGTGGTGGCTGGCGCGCACGCGCTCGCGGCTGAAGGGGCCGATCGGCGCGGTGGTGGCGCTGCCGCTGGTGCTGCCGCCCACGGTGCTGGGCTTCTATCTGCTGGTGACGATGGGGCCGCACGGCCTGGTCGGCAAATTCACCGCCGCGATGGGGCTGGGCACGCTGCCCTTCACCTTCGCCGGGCTGGTCGTCGGTTCGGTGTTCTATTCCATGCCCTTCGTCGTACAGCCGCTGCAGAACGCCTTCGAAGCCATCGGCGAGCGTCCGCTGGAAGTGGCGGCCACGCTGCGTGCCGGGCCGTGGGACACCTTCTTCACCGTGGTGCTGCCGCTGGCGCGGCCGGGCTTCGTCACCGCCTCCATCCTCGGCTTCGCCCACACCGTGGGCGAATTCGGCGTGGTGCTGATGCTGGGTGGCAACATCCCGGGCAAGACGCGCACGGTGTCGGTGCAGATCTTCGACCACGTCGAGGCGATGGAATACGCCCAGGCGCACTGGCTGGCCGGCGGCATGGTGGTGTTCTCCTTCTTCGTGCTGCTCGCCCTGTATTCCGGCCGGCGCTTCAAGGCGGGGCCGGGCTGA